The following coding sequences are from one Saprospiraceae bacterium window:
- a CDS encoding heme-binding domain-containing protein: MIKKIFTGLIIFLLLLQLFKFNNNTSDQHPGLVFDKYPITPELEQTMRSSCFDCHSNMTKYPWYAKIQPVSFWLNHHVKEGKGKLNFSEFSAYSARKQAHKMEEIAEVVEKKEMPPNYYTALGLHPEANLSDEQRKGIAEWAKQSQNLIINGSAPSHEE, encoded by the coding sequence ATGATAAAAAAAATATTTACCGGTTTAATCATTTTCTTACTCTTGCTACAGTTATTTAAGTTCAATAACAACACGTCTGACCAACATCCGGGTTTGGTGTTTGATAAATACCCAATAACTCCTGAACTAGAGCAAACGATGCGTTCATCCTGCTTTGATTGCCATAGCAACATGACTAAATATCCATGGTATGCAAAAATACAACCGGTGAGCTTTTGGTTAAACCACCACGTAAAAGAGGGCAAAGGCAAACTAAATTTTTCCGAATTTTCAGCATATTCAGCCAGGAAACAAGCACATAAAATGGAAGAGATTGCAGAGGTTGTTGAGAAAAAAGAAATGCCACCTAACTACTATACAGCTCTTGGGCTTCATCCTGAAGCCAACTTGTCTGATGAGCAAAGAAAAGGGATTGCCGAATGGGCAAAACAATCCCAAAATCTAATCATCAATGGCAGCGCTCCTTCTCACGAAGAGTGA
- a CDS encoding glycoside hydrolase family 2 protein yields MRVYLVLLMTALGLSYLHSQTEKIYLSGWEWNISSQKEWYPCTIPGNHISALIENHMIQSPFNGINEFSAQIYNDESNQFRSYFDLTELQMNASHVWWECDGLDTYCKIWINGRLVGESNNAFRRWRYDIKNYIQKGRNECLIKIESADLISQNLYSKQITPLPGEARVTIRKPQYHFGWDFGPKLIINGISSLPEIIINQNIHCDYASLQTIEIQKGKAELELMVEYTASNSDEYEFELLMDDRKFIFQENLEAGTHLFRKKIKIKNPELWWPNGNGNQKLYRVTLNARSKNLNHHFSKQWQCGIRQIKLIHENDKDGKSFYFLVNGEQIFIKGSNYIPPDILKPDADPIQLLQDAKACHFNMLRIWGGGTYETERFYQLCDSLGILIWQDFMFACGMYPGDEDFLDNVLAEADHQVKRISAHACLALWCGNNEISEGWDRWGWQTLLAKSIKSKLSSDYDKLFKSILPAAVQSFSRTDYWESSPLFGRGDSRFQSEGDAHDWGVWHDEMPFDVFETRVPRFMSEAGFQSLPSLSTIVQIADSSEWDLQSPSLLSHQKHPRGNKLISKYIQHDFPDPTNFPNLIYLSQLTQADGMAVGIEAHRRAKPYCMGTLYWQYNDCWPGISWSGREYSGRWKALQHKTKEIFKPVLISAESKFNLVHVFATSDLLYPYTDSLDIKIIETKGKTIWQEKINFQLKANESKIVYELDIAKLSFPFDVHNHILVLQPFNQKMSNIKWHLFDVPKKIKWEETQFEMTSITEYNGVYSFFITCNNPAKGVYLQESENIRYFPNYFDILPGQKLKIGIENNSPMSAQLPEKIICINQLIH; encoded by the coding sequence ATGCGTGTGTATCTTGTTTTATTGATGACAGCATTAGGCTTAAGTTATTTGCATTCGCAGACAGAAAAAATCTATCTGTCCGGTTGGGAATGGAATATTTCTTCTCAGAAAGAGTGGTACCCATGTACGATTCCAGGAAACCACATTTCAGCCTTGATTGAAAATCACATGATCCAAAGCCCATTTAATGGGATAAATGAATTCAGTGCTCAAATTTACAACGATGAGAGCAATCAATTTAGAAGCTATTTCGATTTAACAGAACTCCAGATGAATGCAAGTCATGTCTGGTGGGAATGTGACGGGTTAGATACTTACTGCAAAATTTGGATCAATGGCAGATTGGTTGGTGAGAGTAATAATGCATTTCGCAGGTGGAGGTATGATATCAAAAATTACATACAAAAAGGTAGAAACGAGTGCCTTATTAAAATCGAGTCGGCAGATTTGATATCTCAAAATCTTTATTCAAAACAAATCACTCCCCTACCGGGAGAAGCCAGAGTAACTATCCGTAAACCACAATATCATTTTGGTTGGGATTTTGGCCCAAAATTGATAATTAATGGAATTTCAAGTTTGCCTGAAATCATTATTAATCAGAATATTCATTGTGATTATGCTAGTCTACAAACCATCGAAATTCAAAAGGGTAAGGCTGAACTAGAACTCATGGTAGAATATACCGCTTCAAATTCTGATGAATACGAGTTCGAGTTGTTGATGGATGATCGGAAGTTTATATTTCAGGAAAATTTGGAAGCTGGAACTCATTTGTTTCGAAAAAAAATAAAAATCAAAAATCCGGAATTGTGGTGGCCTAATGGAAACGGAAATCAAAAATTGTATCGTGTTACATTGAACGCAAGGTCAAAGAATTTGAATCACCATTTTTCCAAACAATGGCAATGCGGTATAAGGCAGATCAAATTGATACATGAGAATGATAAAGATGGAAAGTCATTTTACTTCTTGGTAAATGGCGAACAAATTTTTATCAAGGGGTCTAATTATATTCCCCCTGATATTCTGAAACCAGATGCTGACCCAATCCAACTTTTGCAAGACGCCAAAGCTTGTCACTTTAATATGTTGAGAATTTGGGGTGGAGGAACTTACGAAACGGAAAGATTTTATCAGCTCTGCGATAGTTTAGGGATTTTAATTTGGCAAGATTTTATGTTTGCTTGTGGGATGTATCCGGGTGATGAAGATTTTTTGGACAATGTATTGGCCGAAGCCGACCATCAAGTAAAAAGGATTTCCGCACACGCTTGCCTCGCACTATGGTGTGGGAATAATGAAATTAGCGAAGGATGGGATCGTTGGGGCTGGCAGACATTACTTGCCAAGTCCATCAAATCCAAGCTCAGTTCGGATTATGATAAACTCTTTAAATCCATATTACCTGCAGCTGTTCAATCATTCAGCAGGACGGATTATTGGGAATCATCACCACTTTTCGGGAGAGGCGATAGTAGATTTCAATCTGAAGGCGACGCCCATGACTGGGGAGTTTGGCACGATGAGATGCCGTTCGATGTTTTTGAAACCCGAGTTCCCAGATTTATGAGTGAAGCCGGATTCCAGTCGTTGCCATCATTGTCAACTATTGTGCAAATCGCTGATTCTTCAGAATGGGATCTTCAATCTCCGTCCTTACTTTCACATCAAAAACATCCTCGAGGCAATAAGCTCATTTCAAAATACATACAGCACGATTTTCCAGATCCTACAAATTTTCCAAATTTGATATACCTGAGCCAATTGACTCAGGCTGACGGAATGGCTGTAGGAATAGAAGCGCATCGAAGAGCCAAACCATACTGCATGGGTACTTTATACTGGCAGTACAATGATTGTTGGCCCGGAATTTCCTGGTCAGGTAGAGAGTATTCAGGTCGATGGAAAGCCTTGCAGCATAAAACTAAAGAAATCTTTAAACCAGTATTGATCTCAGCAGAGTCTAAGTTTAACCTTGTACATGTCTTTGCAACATCAGACTTGCTATATCCTTACACGGATTCACTTGACATTAAAATTATTGAGACTAAGGGTAAAACAATATGGCAAGAAAAAATAAATTTCCAACTCAAAGCGAACGAATCCAAAATAGTGTATGAGCTAGATATTGCGAAATTGAGTTTTCCATTTGATGTACACAATCACATACTAGTCCTTCAGCCTTTCAATCAAAAAATGTCCAACATAAAATGGCATCTGTTTGATGTCCCAAAGAAAATAAAGTGGGAAGAAACGCAGTTTGAAATGACATCAATTACAGAATACAATGGAGTCTACTCGTTTTTCATTACATGCAACAATCCGGCAAAAGGTGTTTATCTCCAAGAATCTGAAAATATTAGATATTTTCCTAATTACTTTGATATTTTACCCGGTCAAAAACTAAAGATTGGTATTGAAAATAATAGTCCAATGTCGGCTCAATTACCCGAGAAAATTATTTGCATTAATCAGCTGATTCATTAA
- a CDS encoding DUF1501 domain-containing protein, which translates to MKRRSFVQSVPLAIGGVSLNAYSASPFFGGLDSLLYDTDRVLVIVQLTGGNDGLNTVIPLDQYAALSLDTIRKNVLLPESSVLKLSGTFGKTGLHPAMNRFSELWDDGRLSIVQGVGYPQFSFSHFRSTDIWITGSDTKEYLNSGWTGRYLNYEYPNFPVGFPNSIMPDPPSIRIGGSVGLGLQNQGVNMGIAINNTKDLLNLTGNIFKDPAPVNCTGKELLYVREVQRQTDKFGDAVELAANKGKNLTSLYPKSSPAEPGAALGSALSIVAKLISGGLKTRVYWVSTGGFDTHSAQVNSTDHTQGNHANLLKGVSDAIYAFTDDLKLMGLSDRVLGMTFSEFGRRIVSNASGGTDHGAAQPMFLFGSKVSASVIGQNPVIDSASTSKSNLPMQYDFRSVYASILQDWFCVPQPDLDAIMLNNYQQIPILQKSNCIPTSVHDSNNRAGQNLVSAYPNPFVSNTTIKFESLGGHTMIQIISDSGHVIRTLINENMSVGLYQVNCDLEGMPEGIYYVRLQNESIQQVKSMMKVR; encoded by the coding sequence ATGAAAAGAAGATCGTTTGTCCAATCCGTTCCACTGGCAATAGGTGGGGTCTCCCTGAATGCGTATAGTGCATCGCCGTTTTTCGGTGGTTTAGATTCTCTTTTGTATGATACTGATCGTGTGCTGGTGATCGTGCAGCTAACTGGAGGTAATGACGGTTTGAATACAGTCATCCCATTGGACCAATATGCCGCGCTGTCTTTAGATACCATCAGGAAAAATGTTTTACTCCCTGAGTCTTCAGTACTAAAATTATCCGGTACATTCGGAAAGACAGGATTGCATCCGGCAATGAATAGGTTCAGCGAATTATGGGATGATGGTCGGTTGAGTATAGTGCAAGGCGTTGGTTATCCTCAATTTAGTTTTTCCCATTTCCGATCTACTGATATTTGGATTACCGGTAGTGATACAAAAGAGTATCTCAACTCCGGTTGGACAGGTAGATATTTAAATTATGAATATCCTAACTTTCCCGTTGGTTTCCCAAATTCTATTATGCCTGATCCTCCTTCTATCCGGATTGGTGGCAGTGTTGGTTTAGGGCTTCAGAACCAAGGCGTGAATATGGGCATAGCCATCAACAACACTAAAGATTTACTCAACCTTACAGGAAATATTTTCAAAGATCCGGCACCTGTAAATTGCACCGGTAAGGAATTGCTTTATGTAAGAGAAGTTCAAAGACAGACAGATAAATTTGGAGATGCAGTTGAGTTAGCAGCAAATAAGGGAAAGAACTTAACATCGCTCTACCCAAAATCTTCACCTGCTGAACCCGGCGCTGCATTGGGAAGTGCACTTTCAATAGTTGCAAAATTAATCTCAGGTGGGTTAAAAACCCGCGTCTACTGGGTCAGCACAGGTGGTTTTGACACACACTCCGCTCAAGTGAACAGTACTGACCATACTCAAGGAAATCATGCCAACTTACTGAAAGGAGTCTCAGATGCGATTTATGCATTTACCGACGATTTAAAGTTAATGGGTTTGAGTGATAGAGTATTGGGAATGACATTTTCAGAATTTGGTAGAAGAATCGTATCCAATGCATCAGGGGGCACTGATCATGGTGCAGCTCAACCGATGTTCTTGTTCGGCTCAAAAGTTTCTGCTAGTGTTATAGGACAAAATCCTGTAATTGATTCCGCTTCGACATCAAAATCCAATCTGCCAATGCAGTACGATTTTAGATCCGTATATGCTTCTATATTGCAAGATTGGTTTTGTGTTCCGCAACCGGATTTGGATGCCATCATGCTTAATAATTACCAGCAGATTCCAATTCTCCAGAAATCAAACTGCATACCAACCTCTGTTCATGACTCTAATAACAGAGCTGGCCAGAATTTGGTATCAGCATATCCCAATCCTTTCGTTTCAAATACAACTATTAAATTTGAAAGTTTGGGAGGTCACACCATGATTCAAATTATCTCTGATTCAGGCCATGTGATTCGGACTTTAATCAATGAAAACATGTCGGTCGGATTGTATCAGGTAAATTGTGATTTAGAAGGTATGCCTGAAGGAATTTACTATGTTCGATTGCAAAACGAATCCATCCAGCAAGTCAAAAGTATGATGAAGGTAAGATAA
- a CDS encoding DUF1800 domain-containing protein: MGTYLVHMPSLTPYSGPFGKKELLHLLRRTLFGVRISDLKQLNGKSLISVIDLLLMDPPPDAGPLKTYFTVSNNVKTDNLDTTVPMGTSWANIPIPIGANPNPNGYRRLSYKNWWTGLQIHQDISIYEKMVLFWHNHFATEDSVVEQALLSYYTNVALRKNTLGSFRQMVKDITLDPGMLRYLNGNLNKKSAPDENYGRELQELFCIGKGSGSGYTEDDVKAAARVLTGWTFITQKKDANNANYAILPETSFVSANHDVAVKQFSAFYKNKQILRTPKAGEERLMAELEIDDMISMLLETDECAKFLCRKLWIYFVYYDITPDIESNVIEPLAEIFRKNYDIKEVLRALFTSDYFFKSENFGCMLKSPTDFTIGMLRTFQLPIPKPDDAVHSDLAYVNFSQIRNYVIKGGFDVGDPPNVAGWPAYYQAPVFHEYWLDTTTYPERKNFFEAVGKSGLNSGNSVFLDANKNQKLTIDYVSFVKQFAHPEDPNELINEAIELLFGVSISDAVKSQIKTTYLLLGQSSDYYWTDAYQIFIGDPSTSDPEAKRVPSMLQDLFIYLQSAAEYHLC, from the coding sequence TTGGGCACTTATTTAGTTCATATGCCAAGTTTAACTCCTTATTCAGGTCCATTTGGAAAAAAGGAATTGCTTCATCTTTTACGCCGTACACTTTTTGGTGTGAGAATTTCAGATCTCAAACAACTTAACGGCAAATCATTAATTTCAGTTATTGATCTATTGTTGATGGATCCTCCCCCAGATGCCGGACCTTTGAAGACTTATTTTACAGTAAGCAACAATGTCAAAACTGACAATCTGGATACCACTGTGCCTATGGGAACCAGCTGGGCAAATATACCTATTCCTATTGGAGCAAACCCAAACCCAAATGGGTACAGAAGACTCAGTTATAAAAATTGGTGGACTGGACTACAGATACATCAAGATATTAGCATATATGAAAAAATGGTGCTATTCTGGCACAATCATTTTGCAACTGAAGATTCTGTTGTAGAACAAGCATTGTTGTCATATTATACCAATGTTGCTCTGCGCAAAAACACACTAGGTTCATTTCGACAAATGGTAAAAGATATCACTCTGGATCCTGGAATGCTGCGCTACCTCAATGGAAATTTAAATAAGAAAAGCGCCCCGGATGAGAATTATGGTAGGGAGCTTCAAGAACTGTTTTGTATCGGAAAAGGATCAGGATCGGGATATACAGAAGACGATGTAAAAGCAGCAGCCAGAGTGCTCACTGGGTGGACTTTTATCACCCAAAAGAAAGACGCGAACAATGCGAATTATGCAATCCTTCCTGAGACTAGTTTTGTGAGTGCAAATCATGATGTTGCTGTAAAACAATTTTCAGCATTTTATAAGAACAAACAAATCCTTCGCACACCAAAAGCTGGTGAGGAGAGATTAATGGCTGAATTGGAAATCGATGATATGATTTCAATGTTATTGGAAACTGACGAATGTGCAAAATTCCTTTGTAGGAAATTGTGGATTTATTTTGTATATTATGATATAACTCCAGACATTGAATCCAATGTGATCGAACCTCTGGCAGAAATTTTTAGGAAGAATTATGACATAAAAGAAGTATTGCGTGCACTGTTCACGAGCGATTACTTTTTTAAATCTGAAAATTTTGGTTGTATGCTTAAAAGTCCTACAGACTTTACGATAGGAATGTTACGGACTTTTCAGTTGCCAATTCCCAAACCGGATGATGCAGTACATTCAGATTTAGCTTATGTAAATTTTTCTCAAATCAGAAATTATGTGATTAAAGGTGGATTTGATGTTGGTGATCCACCAAATGTTGCAGGTTGGCCGGCGTATTACCAAGCTCCCGTTTTTCATGAATATTGGTTAGATACGACAACTTATCCGGAACGGAAAAATTTCTTTGAAGCTGTAGGTAAGTCAGGCCTCAATAGTGGAAATTCAGTATTTCTGGACGCAAATAAAAACCAAAAATTAACTATTGATTATGTGAGTTTTGTGAAGCAGTTTGCTCATCCTGAAGATCCAAATGAATTAATCAATGAAGCAATCGAATTACTATTCGGAGTAAGTATTTCAGATGCGGTAAAAAGTCAAATAAAAACAACCTATTTATTACTTGGTCAAAGTTCAGATTATTATTGGACAGATGCTTATCAGATTTTTATCGGGGATCCATCTACGAGTGATCCAGAAGCAAAACGAGTGCCAAGCATGTTACAAGATTTATTTATCTATTTGCAATCAGCAGCAGAATATCACCTGTGCTAA
- a CDS encoding ABC transporter ATP-binding protein, with protein MKISLEGVSKKFNSSWVINNFDFEFNEGISYGIAGRNGVGKSTLMQLIGGMIRPNKGKVHWVVNGKETREHIEPLICMAAPYMDLPSYFTINELLDFHFTFKSYIDNISSRDFWDLTDLKSHQRKTILELSSGLYQRLKLALAILSEGEVLLLDEPTTNLDSEARKWFSKLLHDFAKNRTVIIASNDEQDFFHTQIKIELKQYMKV; from the coding sequence ATGAAAATAAGCCTGGAAGGAGTCTCTAAAAAGTTTAATTCTTCCTGGGTGATCAACAACTTTGATTTTGAATTCAATGAAGGAATATCTTACGGCATAGCCGGTAGAAATGGAGTTGGTAAGTCTACATTAATGCAACTTATTGGCGGAATGATCAGACCCAACAAAGGAAAAGTTCATTGGGTAGTGAATGGAAAAGAGACCAGGGAACATATTGAGCCATTGATCTGTATGGCAGCTCCTTATATGGACTTGCCTTCTTATTTTACTATAAATGAATTATTGGATTTTCACTTTACATTTAAAAGCTACATTGACAATATTTCCAGTCGTGACTTTTGGGATCTGACTGATCTGAAAAGTCATCAAAGAAAAACAATTCTTGAACTCTCTTCGGGACTATATCAGAGATTAAAATTAGCGCTTGCGATACTCTCTGAGGGAGAGGTTCTCCTTTTAGATGAACCAACCACTAATTTAGACTCCGAAGCAAGAAAATGGTTCTCAAAACTGTTGCACGATTTTGCAAAAAACAGAACTGTAATTATAGCCTCCAACGACGAACAGGATTTTTTTCATACCCAAATAAAAATTGAGTTAAAACAGTATATGAAAGTATAA
- the lpxA gene encoding acyl-ACP--UDP-N-acetylglucosamine O-acyltransferase: MKVIKSNIHPEARIGANTVIEPFATIGADVVIGNNCWIGPYVTIMDGSRVGNSCKIFPGAVVGAIPQDLKFGGEASTLEIGDNTIVREYCTLNRGTKALMTTRIGSNCLLMAYVHVAHDCIVGNNVILANNVNLAGHITIDDYAILGGLTAVHQFVQIGRHVMVGGGSLVMKDVPHYVKAARNPLSYEGVNSIGLRRRGFTQEQINNIHEIYRYLFIKNSNISQGLKMVQAELPDTAEKDEIVQFIMASQRGIMKGYHSTIS, translated from the coding sequence CTGAAAGTGATCAAAAGTAATATACATCCAGAGGCTCGTATTGGAGCCAATACTGTAATAGAGCCATTTGCTACAATTGGAGCAGATGTGGTGATTGGAAACAATTGTTGGATTGGTCCATATGTTACCATAATGGATGGATCTAGGGTTGGAAATTCTTGTAAAATATTTCCAGGGGCAGTGGTAGGTGCTATCCCTCAAGATCTGAAATTTGGAGGTGAAGCTTCAACATTGGAGATTGGAGACAACACCATCGTGAGAGAATATTGTACTCTAAATAGAGGTACTAAAGCATTAATGACTACCCGGATTGGCTCGAATTGCCTTCTTATGGCCTATGTTCATGTCGCACATGATTGTATTGTTGGAAATAATGTTATTCTTGCCAATAATGTGAATCTGGCTGGACACATTACTATAGATGATTATGCCATACTTGGAGGATTAACAGCAGTTCACCAATTTGTACAAATTGGACGACATGTAATGGTTGGTGGAGGATCTTTAGTAATGAAAGACGTCCCTCATTATGTGAAGGCAGCCAGAAACCCATTGTCTTATGAAGGAGTGAATTCTATCGGATTGAGGAGGAGAGGTTTTACTCAAGAACAAATCAATAATATCCACGAAATTTACAGGTACCTTTTTATAAAGAACAGTAATATATCACAGGGATTGAAAATGGTTCAAGCAGAACTTCCTGATACGGCCGAGAAGGATGAAATTGTACAGTTCATAATGGCATCTCAACGAGGCATTATGAAAGGGTATCACAGTACAATATCATGA
- a CDS encoding bifunctional UDP-3-O-[3-hydroxymyristoyl] N-acetylglucosamine deacetylase/3-hydroxyacyl-ACP dehydratase yields MKQCTIKSSVSLSGIGLHTGAMVRMSFHPAPENSGIKFRRIDLPDQPFIDADLSKVISTNRGTTLQEGIAQVWTVEHTLSALTGLGIDNVTIELNGPEIPIMDGSAAAFVHLLQGVGIVQQNEEREVFVITESFTYEDENTGAEYIAMPSDKLEITALIDFNSKVLGQQFASIEDLTHYSVEIAPCRTFVFLHELEQLMNQNLIRGGDLDNAIVIVDRMMTQPELDELARKLNKPSVKVEREGVLNTVKLNFPNEPARHKLLDVIGDLTLVGKSIQGKIVTHKPGHKSNVEFGRVLRRKILEQAKLKGLPVYDPEKPAILEIPQIQKLLPHRHPFLFVDKIIELSENIVVGIKNVSFSDACFLGHFPDNPVFPGVLQIEALAQTGGILALHQQEEPGNWDTYFVKIDGAKFKQKVLPGDTLILKMELLSPIRRGIVQMNGTAYVGNKLVCEGVLTAQIVKRSAESDQK; encoded by the coding sequence ATGAAGCAATGCACGATCAAAAGCTCCGTTTCTCTTTCAGGTATTGGCCTCCATACTGGCGCTATGGTGCGTATGTCGTTTCATCCTGCTCCCGAAAATTCAGGAATTAAATTTAGACGCATAGACTTACCGGACCAACCCTTTATTGATGCAGATCTTTCCAAAGTAATTTCAACCAATCGGGGAACCACACTGCAGGAGGGTATTGCCCAGGTTTGGACTGTGGAACATACGCTTTCAGCACTTACTGGCCTTGGAATAGACAATGTGACGATTGAGCTCAATGGTCCTGAAATTCCCATTATGGATGGCTCAGCAGCTGCATTTGTACATTTGCTCCAGGGAGTAGGTATAGTGCAACAGAACGAAGAAAGGGAAGTCTTTGTCATTACAGAGTCTTTTACTTATGAAGACGAAAATACCGGAGCAGAATATATTGCCATGCCATCAGACAAGCTCGAAATCACTGCTTTAATTGATTTCAATTCAAAGGTGTTGGGCCAGCAATTTGCTTCAATAGAAGATTTAACTCATTATTCGGTAGAAATCGCACCCTGCAGGACTTTTGTCTTCCTTCATGAACTGGAACAGTTGATGAATCAAAACTTAATCCGAGGAGGAGATTTGGATAATGCTATTGTCATCGTGGACAGGATGATGACCCAACCTGAATTAGATGAGCTTGCAAGAAAACTCAACAAACCTAGTGTCAAAGTTGAAAGAGAAGGTGTTTTGAACACGGTTAAGTTGAACTTTCCTAATGAACCCGCTCGGCATAAATTGTTGGATGTCATTGGGGATCTTACCCTGGTGGGCAAATCTATTCAAGGCAAGATCGTTACCCACAAACCCGGACATAAGTCAAATGTAGAGTTTGGGAGAGTACTCCGCCGCAAAATTTTAGAGCAAGCCAAATTGAAAGGGCTTCCTGTGTATGATCCTGAGAAACCAGCTATTCTTGAGATACCTCAGATCCAAAAACTTCTTCCGCATAGACATCCTTTTTTATTTGTAGATAAGATCATTGAACTGAGTGAAAATATCGTGGTCGGAATAAAGAATGTTAGTTTTTCTGATGCATGTTTTTTGGGACATTTTCCTGATAATCCGGTTTTTCCAGGTGTTTTGCAAATTGAAGCCTTGGCCCAAACCGGTGGAATTTTAGCCCTCCATCAACAGGAAGAACCAGGAAATTGGGATACATATTTTGTAAAGATTGATGGTGCCAAGTTTAAACAGAAAGTTCTGCCAGGAGATACACTTATTCTTAAAATGGAGTTGCTTTCTCCCATAAGGAGAGGTATAGTTCAAATGAATGGCACGGCTTATGTAGGTAATAAATTAGTATGTGAGGGTGTCCTCACTGCCCAAATCGTCAAAAGGTCTGCTGAAAGTGATCAAAAGTAA
- the lpxD gene encoding UDP-3-O-(3-hydroxymyristoyl)glucosamine N-acyltransferase → MKASQIAMLVNGSLIGDPDIVVLKPSKIEEGEPGSICFLGNIKYEPYLYTTKASLVIVDESFEPREKVFCTLLKVPNVYEAVAKLLAFFETTDSIQNTGIDDLASIHSSAKLGKGVSVGAFSIISEEVEIADGVTIYPQVYIGAKVKIGTGTVLFPGARILKDSIIGQRCVIQSNTVIGSDGFGYAPDKEGVYSKIAQIGNVVLEDDVEIGANTCIDRGSIGSTIIKKGSKLDNLIQIAHNVQVGQHTVIAAQAGIAGSAKIGNHVILGGQVGVAGHLGVADYTMVQAQSGIASSIEKMKGKWYGSPAIDYYSYLRAYSEFKKLPDLRKQVDELRKQLDELKSGK, encoded by the coding sequence ATGAAAGCAAGTCAAATAGCAATGTTGGTAAATGGTTCACTGATTGGTGATCCTGATATAGTTGTACTTAAGCCGAGCAAAATAGAAGAGGGTGAACCAGGCTCCATTTGTTTTCTTGGAAACATAAAATATGAGCCTTACCTCTATACTACCAAAGCTTCGTTAGTTATAGTCGATGAAAGTTTTGAACCTCGGGAGAAGGTTTTCTGCACGCTTTTAAAAGTCCCAAACGTTTATGAAGCCGTTGCGAAGCTATTGGCTTTTTTTGAAACAACTGACTCTATTCAAAACACCGGTATAGACGATTTGGCAAGTATACATAGCTCTGCGAAATTAGGCAAGGGAGTTTCAGTAGGTGCCTTTTCTATAATATCTGAAGAAGTGGAAATCGCTGATGGTGTGACCATTTATCCCCAAGTATATATAGGGGCGAAAGTTAAAATTGGTACTGGGACAGTTCTCTTTCCAGGTGCGAGGATTTTAAAAGACTCAATCATAGGACAGAGGTGTGTGATTCAATCAAACACAGTTATAGGGAGTGATGGATTTGGGTATGCACCTGACAAAGAAGGCGTTTACAGCAAAATCGCTCAAATCGGAAATGTCGTTCTTGAAGATGATGTTGAAATTGGAGCAAATACATGTATTGATAGAGGAAGTATTGGTTCAACTATCATTAAAAAAGGCAGCAAGTTGGACAATCTAATACAGATAGCCCACAATGTACAGGTAGGCCAGCATACAGTTATCGCTGCTCAAGCAGGAATAGCCGGAAGTGCCAAGATCGGAAACCATGTGATCTTGGGAGGGCAGGTTGGTGTTGCAGGACATCTTGGTGTTGCGGATTATACTATGGTGCAAGCACAAAGTGGTATTGCGTCTTCGATTGAAAAAATGAAAGGAAAGTGGTACGGTTCTCCAGCCATAGATTATTATTCGTATCTTCGGGCGTATTCTGAATTCAAAAAGCTACCTGATTTGAGGAAGCAAGTGGATGAATTAAGAAAACAGCTGGACGAGTTAAAATCAGGTAAATGA